One Capsicum annuum cultivar UCD-10X-F1 chromosome 2, UCD10Xv1.1, whole genome shotgun sequence genomic window carries:
- the LOC107859343 gene encoding uncharacterized protein LOC107859343 gives MVFHKEYLDLLLVPSGLSIMFIYHLYLLYRYLTIPHTTLMGFENNDKRAWVERIMQASDSKSIDTALNVLGSNNNGATFLASVSLTLCALIGAWMANNTVFNSIIIYGDTRPETMSIKFIRLLICFLIAFACFVQSSRCFIHANYLISTPDTDIPISYVELAVIRGGEFWSLGLRALYFATTLLLWFFGPIPMFVTSIGMVFFLHNIDKNTKPLHNHRSSGKSNQFYKRVEETTSRATLL, from the exons atggtTTTCCATAAAGAATACCTTGATTTGTTGTTGGTCCCAAGTGGGCTCTCCATTATGTTCATTTACCATCTCTATTTGCTCTATAGATACCTCACTATTCCTCATACCACTCTCATGGGCTTTGAGAACAATGACAAGAGAGCTTGGGTTGAAAGAATTATGCAG GCTTCAGATAGCAAGAGTATAGATACAGCTCTAAATGTATTAGGATCCAATAACAATGGAGCAACATTCTTGGCATCAGTTTCATTAACATTATGCGCTCTCATTGGAGCCTGGATGGCTAACAACACTGTTTTCAATAGTATAATAATCTATGGTGACACAAGGCCAGAAACCATGTCAATCAAGTTCATAAGACTATTAATCTGCTTCTTGATTGCTTTTGCATGTTTTGTGCAATCATCTAGATGCTTCATTCATGCAAATTACTTAATCAGTACACCAGATACTGATATACCGATTAGCTATGTTGAATTGGCTGTGATAAGAGGAGGTGAGTTTTGGTCACTTGGGCTTAGAGCACTTTATTTTGCAACTACACTGCTCTTATGGTTTTTTGGTCCAATTCCCATGTTTGTTACTTCAATTGGGATGGTTTTCTTCCTCCATAACATTGACAAAAACACAAAGCCATTGCACAATCATCGATCTTCCGGTAAAAGCAATCAGTTTTACAAGAGAGTTGAAGAAACTACAAGCAGGGCAACTCTGCTTTAG
- the LOC107859344 gene encoding uncharacterized protein LOC107859344 — protein MVFQKEHLDLFLVPSGLLIMFAYHLFLLQRYIKNPHTTVFGFENNDKIAWIQKIMQTENRDVTIALDVLSLNNSGATFLASVCLTLSSLIGAWMANTSTIFSSELIYGDTRPATMSIKYISLLVCFLVAFSCFVQSSRCFIHANYLISIPNSEVPTSYVELAVIRGGDFWSIGLRALYFAITLLLWFFGPIPMFVTSIGMVFLLNYLDTNKSPLLQHHSSNKIIRGNDVTCHVN, from the exons atggtATTCCAGAAAGAACACCTTGATCTTTTCTTGGTGCCTAGTGGATTGCTCATCATGTTTGCTTATCATCTCTTTCTTCTACAAAGATACATCAAGAATCCTCATACCACTGTCTTTGGCTTTGAGAACAATGATAAAATTGCTTGGATTCAAAAAATCATGCAG ACCGAAAATCGGGATGTTACAATAGCCTTAGATGTTCTATCATTAAACAATTCAGGAGCAACATTCTTGGCAAGTGTGTGTTTAACTCTGAGCTCTTTAATTGGGGCATGGATGGCAAATACTTCAACTATTTTTAGTAGTGAATTGATATATGGTGACACAAGGCCAGCCACCATGTCTATTAAGTACATAAGCCTTCTTGTATGTTTCTTGGTTGCATTTTCATGTTTTGTTCAATCATCAAGATGTTTCATCCATGCAAATTACCTAATTAGTATACCAAATAGTGAAGTTCCTACAAGCTATGTGGAGTTGGCTGTGATTAGGGGAGGTGATTTTTGGTCTATTGGGCTTAGAGCTCTTTATTTTGCTATCACTTTGTTGCTATGGTTTTTTGGTCCAATTCCCATGTTTGTTACTTCAATTGGGATGGTTTTTCTTCTTAATTATCTTGACACCAACAAGAGTCCATTGCTGCAACATCATTCTTCCAACAAGATAATTAGAGGAAATGACGTTACTTGTCATGtgaattag